One window of Haloarchaeobius salinus genomic DNA carries:
- a CDS encoding cupin domain-containing protein: MSYTKASTDDVESVVPEEYGGMWFLRDALDTEALGVTILELEPGAKGKEHDHEGDGQEEVYVVVAGEVTVDLGDETVHVGEHEAIRLSAGQTRQLHNDGDERAQLVLAGVTP; this comes from the coding sequence ATGTCCTACACGAAAGCCAGCACGGACGACGTTGAGTCGGTCGTCCCCGAGGAGTACGGCGGGATGTGGTTCCTCAGGGACGCACTCGATACGGAGGCGCTGGGCGTGACGATCCTCGAACTCGAACCCGGTGCGAAGGGCAAAGAGCACGACCACGAGGGCGACGGACAGGAGGAGGTGTACGTCGTCGTCGCGGGCGAGGTCACAGTCGACCTCGGGGACGAGACGGTCCACGTCGGCGAGCACGAGGCGATCCGGCTGTCCGCCGGCCAGACGCGGCAGCTACACAACGACGGCGACGAGCGTGCCCAGCTCGTACTCGCCGGGGTGACGCCGTAA
- a CDS encoding DUF5827 family protein, producing MPVQKSEFDDLHPCDFYEPDELLEADQMYTVYEIARLLQGLGTDAELDRETEDVLLDWAIPWVITNADDLVVATPRSDDEPGYYGLDT from the coding sequence ATGCCCGTTCAGAAGTCGGAATTCGACGATCTTCACCCGTGTGATTTCTACGAGCCGGACGAACTCCTCGAAGCCGACCAGATGTACACCGTCTACGAGATCGCCCGTCTCCTGCAGGGGCTCGGAACCGACGCCGAACTCGACCGCGAGACCGAGGACGTCCTGCTCGACTGGGCCATCCCGTGGGTCATCACCAACGCGGACGACCTCGTCGTCGCCACACCCCGGTCCGACGACGAGCCCGGGTACTACGGCCTCGACACATGA
- a CDS encoding DUF5822 domain-containing protein, translated as MGGGDVDEGVDYAWVMRTTFVVTILVGVPLVTLLSIPVALPTWNARAEFAVRVGAVVWFVTAIGVYLYASRKR; from the coding sequence GTGGGCGGGGGCGACGTGGACGAGGGTGTCGACTACGCGTGGGTGATGCGGACGACGTTCGTCGTCACCATCCTCGTCGGTGTCCCCCTCGTCACCCTGCTCTCGATCCCCGTCGCCCTCCCGACGTGGAACGCGCGCGCCGAGTTCGCGGTCCGTGTCGGTGCCGTGGTCTGGTTCGTCACCGCCATCGGCGTCTACCTCTACGCGTCACGCAAGCGCTGA
- the panB gene encoding 3-methyl-2-oxobutanoate hydroxymethyltransferase, whose product MRTTVRDVREKAGDEPVTMLTAYDAVTAEIVDEQGVDVILVGDSIGNTKLGHESTLPVTVDELASATAAVSRATEDALVVADMPFLSYGHDEKESIENAGRMLKEAGAHAVKLESGPHTVELTERMSQLGIPVMAHLGLTPQRVNQLGYARQGTTEEAAAEMLDLAVAHEEAGAFSLVLEHVPANVAREVTATVSMPTIGIGAGPHCDGQVLVVDDAVGLSSWTPSFVEEFGDVRAAMADAVDAYRDAVESGEFPAEEHSHVEDELDGIY is encoded by the coding sequence ATGCGAACCACGGTGCGTGACGTGCGAGAGAAGGCGGGTGACGAGCCGGTCACGATGCTCACCGCGTACGACGCGGTGACGGCGGAGATCGTCGACGAGCAGGGCGTGGACGTTATCCTGGTGGGCGACAGCATCGGCAACACGAAGCTCGGCCACGAGTCGACCCTCCCGGTGACGGTAGACGAGCTGGCGAGCGCGACCGCGGCCGTCTCGCGAGCGACCGAGGATGCGCTGGTCGTCGCCGACATGCCCTTCTTGAGCTACGGGCACGACGAGAAGGAGAGCATCGAGAACGCGGGCCGGATGCTGAAGGAGGCCGGCGCACACGCGGTGAAGCTCGAATCCGGACCGCACACCGTCGAGCTGACCGAGCGGATGAGCCAGCTCGGCATCCCGGTGATGGCCCACCTCGGGCTGACGCCCCAGCGCGTGAACCAGCTGGGCTACGCACGACAGGGCACCACCGAGGAGGCCGCCGCGGAGATGCTGGACCTCGCGGTCGCCCACGAGGAGGCCGGCGCGTTCTCGCTGGTGCTGGAGCACGTGCCAGCGAACGTCGCCCGCGAGGTGACCGCGACCGTGTCGATGCCGACCATCGGTATCGGCGCGGGGCCGCACTGCGACGGGCAGGTGCTCGTCGTCGACGACGCCGTCGGTCTCTCGTCGTGGACGCCGTCGTTCGTGGAGGAGTTCGGCGACGTGCGCGCGGCGATGGCCGACGCCGTGGACGCCTACCGCGACGCCGTCGAGTCCGGCGAGTTCCCGGCCGAGGAGCACAGCCACGTCGAGGACGAGCTCGACGGCATCTACTGA
- a CDS encoding alpha/beta fold hydrolase, translated as MQQVSHHGRTTTYDEFDRGGSGETVLFVHGSGGSRRLWKSQARLADEFPVVALDLSGHGGASDTDASAGFESLSAYADDVLAVADEVDASVLVGNSLGGAVALHLLLERDAEFDGVVLAGTGAKLAVLDDLQGWLADDFERAIEFLHGPDRLFHDPDPRLVELSKESMRACGRAVTERDFLTCHEFDVRDELDGLDVETLCVVGEHDRLTPPRYHDYLADAMDGRVAVVEDAAHLTMLEQPDAFNSALGRFVARVQE; from the coding sequence ATGCAGCAGGTCAGTCATCACGGTCGAACGACGACATACGACGAGTTCGACCGTGGCGGGTCCGGGGAGACGGTACTGTTCGTCCACGGGAGCGGCGGGAGTCGACGCCTCTGGAAGTCCCAGGCACGGCTCGCCGACGAGTTCCCCGTGGTCGCGCTCGACCTCAGCGGCCACGGCGGCGCGAGCGACACCGACGCGAGCGCCGGCTTCGAGTCGCTGTCGGCGTACGCAGACGACGTGCTCGCGGTGGCCGACGAGGTGGACGCCAGCGTGCTCGTCGGCAACTCGTTGGGCGGTGCCGTCGCCCTCCACCTCCTCCTCGAACGGGACGCGGAGTTCGACGGCGTGGTGCTCGCAGGCACGGGCGCGAAGCTGGCGGTGCTCGACGACCTCCAGGGCTGGCTCGCCGACGACTTCGAGCGCGCCATCGAGTTCCTCCACGGTCCGGACCGGCTGTTCCACGACCCCGACCCCCGGCTCGTCGAGCTGTCGAAGGAGAGCATGCGTGCCTGCGGGCGAGCGGTCACGGAGCGCGACTTCCTGACCTGCCACGAGTTCGACGTGAGGGACGAACTCGACGGCCTCGACGTCGAGACGCTCTGTGTCGTCGGCGAGCACGACCGGCTGACACCGCCGCGCTACCACGACTACCTCGCCGACGCGATGGACGGCCGCGTCGCCGTCGTCGAGGATGCCGCCCACCTCACGATGCTCGAACAGCCGGACGCGTTCAACAGCGCGCTCGGCCGGTTCGTCGCCCGCGTGCAGGAGTAG
- a CDS encoding MBL fold metallo-hydrolase, whose product MITNLAAGVRAFTSNAFLVDGERTVLVDTGANFDVTERVADHGGIDAVVMTHTHPDHVGNLGDVKREFDVQAWGFDTDQQGIDEPIADGETVRLGDNEYVALHTPGHKNDHLCFYSEAAGVLLAGDLVFQNGSFGRTDLEEGDHDLLVESIDRVLDLVDEDLGEMHVGHGPSMTDRPYSHIELAARMARSAGP is encoded by the coding sequence ATGATAACGAACCTCGCCGCTGGCGTGCGGGCGTTCACGAGCAACGCCTTCCTGGTCGACGGCGAGCGGACGGTGCTCGTCGACACGGGCGCGAACTTCGACGTCACGGAGCGGGTCGCCGACCACGGCGGCATCGACGCCGTCGTGATGACCCACACGCACCCGGACCACGTCGGCAACCTCGGGGACGTGAAACGCGAGTTCGACGTGCAGGCCTGGGGCTTCGACACCGACCAGCAGGGTATCGACGAGCCCATCGCCGACGGGGAGACGGTCCGCCTCGGCGACAACGAGTACGTGGCGCTCCACACGCCGGGACACAAGAACGACCACCTCTGCTTCTACAGCGAGGCGGCGGGCGTCCTCCTCGCGGGGGACCTCGTGTTCCAGAACGGGAGCTTCGGCCGCACCGACCTCGAGGAGGGAGACCACGACCTGCTCGTCGAGAGCATCGACCGCGTGCTCGACCTCGTCGACGAGGACCTGGGCGAGATGCACGTCGGGCACGGCCCGTCGATGACAGACCGGCCGTACAGCCACATCGAACTCGCCGCCCGGATGGCCCGGTCGGCGGGACCCTGA
- a CDS encoding ATPase, translating into MRLLVAGDARVDAGKTTFSTGLCEYLDATGFKPRAGNDHWFDHDDYLAAVTEGRLYGKDAKRLAVASPGDSDPEDLNPLHRLWRPAPGSDTGIIGAGHRQFVLDRVGDEFVVNERADVPEDAREHLPLADAHRVRTLDELNAVMEQLHAPALAEIRETVRAADRAVVESYADIALPLRDVAFDAVAVVEPERARVYDGGRYGRACEAVSGSPREGRLEERVEDVLSFCDPLASCALPALSADERSHPATVADAYEVAYEALVTAALS; encoded by the coding sequence ATGAGGCTGCTCGTCGCCGGTGACGCACGCGTCGACGCGGGCAAGACCACCTTCTCGACCGGACTCTGTGAGTACCTCGACGCCACGGGGTTCAAGCCCCGCGCCGGCAACGACCACTGGTTCGACCACGACGACTACCTCGCCGCCGTCACGGAGGGCCGGCTCTACGGCAAGGACGCGAAGCGCCTCGCCGTCGCGAGCCCGGGCGACTCCGACCCGGAGGACCTGAACCCACTCCACCGGCTCTGGCGGCCCGCACCGGGGAGCGACACCGGCATCATCGGCGCGGGCCACCGCCAGTTCGTGCTCGACCGGGTCGGCGACGAGTTCGTCGTCAACGAGCGCGCGGACGTACCGGAGGACGCCCGCGAGCACCTGCCGCTCGCGGACGCCCACCGTGTCCGGACCCTGGACGAGCTCAACGCGGTGATGGAGCAGCTGCACGCCCCGGCGCTCGCGGAGATACGGGAGACGGTCCGGGCGGCCGACCGGGCGGTCGTCGAGTCCTACGCCGACATCGCGCTCCCGCTCCGGGACGTCGCCTTCGACGCCGTCGCCGTCGTCGAACCCGAACGCGCCAGGGTCTACGACGGCGGCCGGTACGGACGGGCCTGCGAGGCCGTCAGCGGGAGTCCGCGCGAGGGACGGCTGGAGGAACGCGTCGAGGACGTGCTGTCGTTCTGTGACCCGCTCGCGAGCTGTGCGCTGCCCGCGCTCTCGGCAGACGAGCGGTCGCATCCGGCGACGGTCGCCGACGCCTACGAGGTCGCCTACGAGGCGCTCGTGACGGCCGCGCTCTCCTGA
- a CDS encoding HAD family hydrolase, producing the protein MTSEYAGVVYDLDGTLVDLVVDWDAVARDVQAVYADAGISPDDSDLWTMLGGAREHGLYDDVEAAIAAHEREGARESRLLPHADVLAREDRPVAVCSLNCEAACRVALDTHDLAGHVGPVVGRDTVSTWKPDPEPLLHAVDGLGLSPENVLFVGDSERDAVTADRAGTGFEWVE; encoded by the coding sequence ATGACGAGCGAGTACGCTGGCGTGGTCTACGACCTCGACGGGACGCTGGTCGACCTCGTCGTCGACTGGGACGCGGTCGCCAGGGACGTGCAGGCGGTGTACGCCGACGCGGGCATCAGCCCCGACGACAGCGACCTCTGGACGATGCTCGGCGGGGCACGCGAGCACGGCCTCTACGACGACGTGGAGGCGGCCATCGCGGCCCACGAGCGCGAGGGAGCCCGCGAGTCGCGGCTCCTCCCGCACGCCGACGTACTCGCCCGCGAGGACCGTCCCGTCGCCGTCTGTTCGCTCAACTGCGAGGCCGCCTGCCGGGTCGCCCTCGACACCCACGACCTCGCCGGCCACGTGGGGCCGGTCGTCGGCCGCGACACGGTCTCGACGTGGAAGCCCGACCCCGAGCCGCTGCTCCACGCGGTCGACGGACTGGGGCTCTCGCCCGAGAACGTGCTGTTCGTCGGCGACTCCGAACGCGACGCCGTCACGGCCGACCGCGCAGGCACCGGCTTCGAGTGGGTCGAGTGA